One window from the genome of Choloepus didactylus isolate mChoDid1 chromosome 2, mChoDid1.pri, whole genome shotgun sequence encodes:
- the OPN3 gene encoding opsin-3 isoform X3 — MYSGNRSGGRDYWEGGGGAGAEGPGPTGTLSPALVFSPGTYERLAGLIGSIGLLGAGNNVLVLILYYKFQRLRTPTHLFLVNISFSDLLVSLFGVTFTFISCLRNGWVWDTVGCVWDGFSSSLFEKSSSHKCICDAF; from the coding sequence ATGTACTCCGGGAACCGGAGCGGCGGCCGAGACTACTGGGAGGGCGGCGGGGGCGCAGGCGCCGAGGGACCGGGGCCGACGGGGACGCTCAGCCCCGCGCTCGTCTTCAGCCCCGGCACCTACGAGCGCCTAGCGGGCCTGATCGGCTCCATCGGACTGCTGGGTGCTGGCAACAACGTGCTCGTGCTCATCCTGTACTACAAGTTCCAGCGGCTCCGCACTCCCACTCACCTCTTCCTGGTCAACATCAGCTTCAGCGACCTGCTGGTGTCCCTCTTCGGAGTCACCTTTACCTTCATATCCTGCCTGAGGAACGGCTGGGTCTGGGACACTGTAGGCTGCGTGTGGGACGGGTTCAGCAGCAGCCTCTTCG